A genomic region of Synechococcus sp. NOUM97013 contains the following coding sequences:
- a CDS encoding DUF1651 domain-containing protein, with translation MWKRQPDFAKFEEKPGGEGWLVNPHEGLMIQIKPDQPTRHAQFVLVSTYRLGKRRGQPIRRQRMLRHLGIEMWMNLQRIGWERSSAPKEL, from the coding sequence ATGTGGAAACGCCAGCCCGATTTCGCCAAGTTCGAGGAGAAGCCTGGTGGTGAAGGCTGGTTGGTGAATCCTCATGAGGGGCTGATGATCCAGATCAAGCCCGATCAGCCAACACGCCATGCTCAGTTCGTGTTGGTGTCGACGTACCGCCTGGGGAAGCGACGCGGCCAGCCCATTCGCCGGCAGCGGATGTTGCGCCACCTCGGCATTGAAATGTGGATGAATCTGCAAAGGATCGGCTGGGAGCGCTCTAGTGCTCCAAAAGAGCTTTGA
- a CDS encoding DUF3764 family protein, giving the protein METTVWTFSLSVPFEQWAAIYDSEDVTKMHESVGLKSLFRGVSKDDPTKVCAVQQAPVGAAQKLFEDNKAMIAGAGHIIESTVITAYSQS; this is encoded by the coding sequence ATGGAAACCACCGTCTGGACTTTCAGCCTGAGCGTGCCGTTTGAACAGTGGGCGGCGATTTACGACAGTGAGGATGTGACCAAGATGCATGAATCGGTTGGTCTCAAATCATTGTTCCGTGGCGTGAGCAAAGATGATCCCACCAAGGTCTGTGCCGTTCAGCAAGCCCCTGTGGGAGCAGCTCAGAAACTCTTTGAAGACAACAAAGCGATGATTGCTGGAGCTGGGCACATCATCGAGAGCACGGTGATCACGGCGTATTCCCAAAGCTGA
- a CDS encoding cupin domain-containing protein, translating into MFGLSSNKPEVCNVLGDCITLRLTADQTDGQYSVAEFKTPGGVGQPPHTHDWDETYVVLEGALNLNVDGQATIVPAGGTYLVKAGTVHAPTPDGDSCQYLMVARPGGVEAVFKSLKANEKDLGDMAKVVELVTKEGVKIAA; encoded by the coding sequence GTGTTCGGTCTTTCCAGCAACAAGCCTGAGGTCTGCAATGTGCTAGGCGACTGCATCACCCTGCGTCTGACGGCTGATCAAACCGATGGTCAATACAGCGTCGCGGAATTCAAAACACCGGGTGGTGTTGGTCAACCTCCGCATACCCATGACTGGGATGAGACCTATGTCGTGCTCGAGGGTGCGTTGAACCTGAATGTGGATGGTCAAGCCACCATTGTCCCCGCCGGTGGCACCTATCTCGTCAAAGCGGGAACCGTTCACGCTCCGACTCCGGATGGTGACTCCTGCCAGTACTTGATGGTCGCCCGTCCGGGTGGGGTGGAGGCTGTGTTCAAGAGCCTCAAGGCCAATGAGAAGGATCTTGGCGATATGGCCAAAGTCGTTGAACTGGTGACCAAAGAGGGCGTCAAGATCGCTGCCTGA
- a CDS encoding DUF1651 domain-containing protein translates to MQDQSDSRGPVSGHHGRGTWMVNGVDQRLVHFRLDTTTSHGQWVELRIYEWMRPQPPVPHYRRRLLKANAIDVWNNMLKVGWRRCSPPVC, encoded by the coding sequence ATGCAAGATCAAAGCGATTCCAGGGGGCCGGTTTCCGGTCACCATGGCCGGGGCACCTGGATGGTGAATGGCGTGGATCAGCGTTTGGTTCATTTCCGGCTCGACACCACCACGAGCCATGGTCAGTGGGTTGAGCTGCGTATCTACGAATGGATGCGACCGCAGCCTCCGGTGCCGCATTACCGGCGACGCTTGTTAAAGGCCAATGCGATCGATGTCTGGAACAACATGCTCAAAGTGGGATGGCGCCGCTGTTCACCTCCCGTGTGCTGA
- a CDS encoding DUF3104 domain-containing protein has translation MPTCRSRFTPNDVDPLFHHVKAGMTVILRSKDEKIIMADVRRVSDHQGTALNPPLFEVMDVHTGEISWISGYQITHVVPAL, from the coding sequence ATGCCAACTTGCCGCTCGCGCTTCACCCCGAATGACGTTGACCCGCTGTTTCATCACGTCAAAGCGGGGATGACGGTGATCCTCCGCTCAAAAGACGAAAAAATCATCATGGCCGACGTGCGCCGCGTCAGCGACCACCAAGGAACCGCGTTGAACCCACCACTGTTTGAGGTGATGGATGTGCATACCGGTGAGATCAGCTGGATCAGCGGCTACCAGATCACACATGTTGTGCCTGCCCTCTGA
- a CDS encoding septal ring lytic transglycosylase RlpA family protein: MTLPHRLATFSCAFLIMGAVGCSSEQATSSPEASADALAVQEQQPEQTQAQSSKTVEGRASWYGPGFYGRKTTSGEVLKKGTMTAAHSSLPMGTEVKVTRTDTGKSVTVVINDRKPFKPGTVIDLAHGSAVALDIDDDGTGPVQIEVIKQP, encoded by the coding sequence ATGACTCTCCCGCATCGACTCGCAACCTTCAGCTGCGCCTTTCTGATCATGGGCGCCGTCGGCTGCTCCAGCGAACAAGCCACTTCCAGCCCTGAGGCGTCAGCAGACGCCTTAGCGGTGCAGGAGCAACAGCCAGAGCAGACGCAAGCGCAATCGTCCAAGACCGTGGAAGGACGCGCCTCCTGGTACGGACCAGGGTTCTACGGACGCAAAACCACCAGCGGCGAAGTGCTGAAGAAAGGCACCATGACGGCGGCACACAGCAGCCTGCCGATGGGCACCGAAGTGAAAGTGACGCGCACGGACACGGGCAAAAGCGTGACGGTCGTGATCAATGACCGCAAGCCGTTCAAGCCGGGCACCGTGATCGACCTGGCCCACGGTTCCGCGGTGGCACTGGACATCGACGATGACGGCACGGGCCCGGTGCAGATCGAAGTGATCAAACAGCCCTAA
- a CDS encoding alpha/beta fold hydrolase, with amino-acid sequence MLILQRDQMDNLLVSGADAAPLRVLLAHGAGAGMDSPFMAAMADGLAQQGWQVLRFEFPYMQRQRSSGKKRPPDKTEVLLDSFRDQVRALAQDKPLVIGGKSMGGRIASLLADALFDEQRIQACLCLGYPFHPLGKPDRLRTEHLAELRTPTLIVQGERDAMGRKEEVRTYRLSGQLELTWMPDGDHSFKPRKSSGHSERSNWALAIEAMDRFLRQQKAAA; translated from the coding sequence ATGCTGATCCTTCAGAGAGATCAGATGGACAATCTGCTGGTGTCGGGTGCGGATGCAGCACCGCTGAGGGTGCTGCTGGCCCATGGGGCCGGTGCCGGCATGGACAGCCCCTTCATGGCGGCGATGGCCGATGGTCTTGCCCAGCAGGGCTGGCAGGTGCTGCGCTTCGAATTTCCCTACATGCAGCGGCAACGCAGCAGCGGCAAGAAGCGTCCGCCCGACAAAACCGAAGTTCTGTTGGACAGCTTTCGCGATCAGGTGAGGGCACTGGCGCAGGACAAGCCCCTGGTGATCGGTGGCAAGTCGATGGGGGGGCGCATCGCCAGCCTGCTGGCGGATGCACTCTTCGACGAGCAGCGCATCCAGGCCTGCCTCTGCCTCGGTTACCCCTTCCATCCACTGGGCAAGCCCGATCGGCTGCGCACAGAACATCTGGCCGAGCTGCGCACCCCGACGCTGATCGTTCAGGGAGAGCGAGACGCGATGGGACGCAAGGAGGAGGTGCGCACCTACCGCCTATCTGGGCAACTGGAGCTGACCTGGATGCCCGATGGGGATCACAGCTTCAAGCCGCGCAAGAGCTCAGGCCACAGCGAACGATCGAACTGGGCGCTGGCGATCGAGGCGATGGATCGCTTCCTGCGCCAACAAAAGGCGGCCGCTTAA
- a CDS encoding lactate dehydrogenase has product MTISGTGLTAALLIAGALSSTAQAQVRFDDCKPVAGGGITCNTVPTGNTRADMIDGEYGLMDQASPGWSEYNPYEGYDDMLGGNQT; this is encoded by the coding sequence ATGACCATCTCCGGCACAGGTCTTACCGCTGCTTTGCTGATCGCGGGGGCGCTTTCCAGCACTGCCCAGGCCCAGGTGCGCTTTGACGACTGCAAACCCGTCGCCGGTGGTGGCATCACCTGCAACACGGTGCCGACCGGCAACACCCGCGCCGACATGATCGACGGTGAATATGGCCTGATGGATCAGGCCAGCCCCGGCTGGTCGGAATACAACCCCTATGAGGGGTATGACGACATGCTCGGCGGCAATCAGACCTGA
- the gluQRS gene encoding tRNA glutamyl-Q(34) synthetase GluQRS, whose amino-acid sequence MDFPDHLQAVFEQGQRMRQQGYRGRFAPTPSGPLHLGNLRTALISWLHARLQCGQWLLRIDDLDTPRIRAGATASAQEDLRWLGLLWNGPVLLQSQRRGLYSSVLSALRRADLLYPCRCSRRQLGPGRRYPGTCRQLSRGWDPQNGRLPAWRLRVLAADEPHCGDLVLRRADGFIAYHLATAVDELALGITDVVRGDDLAPVCRAQRAVIAVLDRSPPRYRHVPLLFDAAGQKLSKREQAQGLAPLREQGLTAEQVLGRLAASLNLVPEGSALSASELQQHLQQRPELLQDCLQTLDS is encoded by the coding sequence GTGGACTTTCCCGACCATCTCCAGGCGGTGTTTGAGCAGGGACAGCGCATGCGTCAGCAGGGCTATCGCGGCCGTTTTGCTCCGACACCCTCCGGGCCGCTGCATCTGGGCAACCTGCGCACGGCACTGATCTCCTGGCTCCATGCCCGTCTGCAGTGCGGGCAGTGGTTGCTGCGCATCGATGACCTCGACACGCCGCGCATCCGTGCCGGGGCGACCGCTTCCGCGCAAGAGGATCTGCGCTGGCTGGGTCTGCTCTGGAATGGACCGGTGCTGCTCCAGAGCCAGCGCCGTGGTCTCTACAGCAGTGTGCTTTCCGCCCTGCGGCGGGCCGACTTGCTCTACCCCTGTCGCTGCAGTCGCCGTCAGCTCGGGCCGGGTCGGCGCTATCCCGGCACCTGCCGGCAGCTGTCGCGCGGGTGGGATCCGCAGAACGGGCGTCTACCGGCCTGGCGGCTCCGGGTGCTGGCGGCGGACGAGCCCCACTGCGGTGATCTGGTGCTGCGCCGGGCCGATGGATTCATCGCCTATCACCTCGCCACGGCCGTGGATGAACTGGCGCTCGGTATCACTGATGTAGTGCGTGGTGACGATTTAGCGCCGGTGTGCCGTGCTCAGCGTGCGGTGATCGCCGTGTTGGACCGAAGCCCTCCGCGCTACCGGCATGTGCCGTTGCTCTTTGATGCCGCAGGCCAAAAGCTGTCCAAGCGTGAGCAGGCCCAGGGGCTGGCACCGCTGCGGGAGCAGGGTTTGACTGCCGAGCAGGTGCTGGGTCGTCTGGCCGCGTCTCTGAATCTGGTGCCGGAGGGATCGGCGCTGTCGGCATCGGAACTGCAGCAGCATCTGCAGCAACGGCCAGAGCTGCTGCAGGACTGCCTCCAAACCCTGGATTCTTAA
- a CDS encoding HU family DNA-binding protein: MNKADLVNLVAARTELTKTDVSLVVDAAIDTIIDSVVEGKKVSILGFGSFEPRERSARQGLNPKTGEKIKIPAKRVPAFTAGKMFKDRVQG, translated from the coding sequence ATGAACAAAGCTGATCTCGTCAACCTGGTTGCAGCCCGCACCGAGCTCACCAAGACCGACGTGTCCCTGGTGGTGGATGCCGCCATCGACACCATCATTGATTCCGTTGTCGAAGGCAAGAAGGTGTCCATCCTTGGCTTCGGTTCTTTCGAGCCCCGTGAGCGTTCCGCCCGTCAGGGTCTGAACCCCAAGACCGGCGAGAAGATCAAGATTCCCGCCAAGCGCGTTCCTGCCTTCACCGCCGGCAAGATGTTCAAGGACCGCGTGCAGGGCTGA
- a CDS encoding MBL fold metallo-hydrolase, with the protein MTSALETGRPPQQIRPDLWLFPPNRDCRGGSSWWLDVDPEPVLIDCPPLTEATLTALQTMAAGRRARILLTSREGHGRLRRLQERVEWPVLVQEQEAYLLPGVQELDTFADEATTASGLRLLWTPGPTPGHAVVHAPAPLDVLFCGRLLVPVASDRLAPLQHRRTFHWPRQQRSLERLRQWLPAKAVPALASGAGLGALRGGRLAPFSSWAEADPSRLDSF; encoded by the coding sequence ATGACCTCCGCTCTGGAGACGGGCCGCCCGCCCCAGCAGATCCGGCCGGACCTCTGGTTGTTTCCCCCCAATCGCGACTGCCGGGGCGGTTCGTCCTGGTGGCTGGATGTGGATCCGGAACCGGTGCTGATCGACTGCCCGCCGCTCACCGAGGCCACCCTCACCGCCTTGCAGACGATGGCGGCGGGACGGCGTGCCCGCATCCTGCTCACCAGCCGGGAAGGGCACGGCCGCCTGCGGCGTTTGCAGGAGCGTGTGGAGTGGCCTGTGCTGGTGCAGGAGCAAGAGGCTTATCTCTTGCCCGGTGTTCAAGAGCTCGACACCTTTGCTGATGAGGCCACCACCGCCTCAGGTTTGCGCCTGCTGTGGACCCCTGGACCGACCCCAGGCCATGCCGTGGTGCACGCACCAGCGCCTTTGGATGTGCTGTTCTGCGGACGTTTGCTGGTTCCTGTCGCATCAGATCGTCTCGCTCCGCTGCAGCATCGACGCACGTTTCACTGGCCGCGGCAGCAGCGCAGTCTGGAACGTCTCCGCCAATGGCTTCCTGCAAAAGCCGTTCCAGCACTGGCTTCTGGGGCAGGGCTCGGGGCACTGCGCGGCGGTCGTTTGGCGCCGTTCAGCAGTTGGGCAGAGGCCGATCCGTCAAGGCTGGACTCTTTTTGA
- a CDS encoding glycogen-debranching protein: MSTILRGRPWPLGSSVNAHGVNFSVAAPGANRVELLLFDSGEAASPCEVIDLESDRHRSGDYWHVELPGLQAGCRYGYRVFGPLAPGGHGFHPGKVLLDPCARAIDGWSVYERGAATGASPNTDCCLKGVVCERDRFDFDAHPRPRHSWQNTVIYELHVGGFTKAEDSGVAPEHRGSLLGVIDKIPYLKSLGVTTIELLPVQAFDPQDAPPGRDNVWGYSPLSWFAPHQGYVCGDDPLLAREQMRALVAACHDAGLEVLLDVVYNHTTEGNNQGPTLSWRGFADRTYYHQNDKGNYLDVSGCGNSIAAHQPISRELILESLRCWALELGVDGFRFDLGIALSRGEGLKPLDKPALFEAMEADPLLSELKLVSEPWDCGGLYRLNDFPAQRIGTWNGRFRDALRSFWKGDDDSTWALAQRLRSSPDLYDGKAASLGRSVNLLTAHDGFTLLDLVSFNGKHNLANGEDNRDGENHNTSWNHGVEGPTSDPAIRALRKRQQRNLLTTLLFARGVPMLLMGDEVGRSQGGNNNTWCQDTPLSWMIWSQAHCDTELLTYAQRLLKVRSQLAELINPLMAHSEPPPPAPSEETDDTPESPQALAPRISAPEGLWRQWHGVELNKPDWASWSHCLAYSVQRGSEGAALWVGFNAYFKAMHFDLPEPTSPWCRLIDTALTADDDLPTVLEPWSPKGVPLEARSLVVMVARDEAAKLKL; encoded by the coding sequence TTGAGCACGATCCTGCGTGGCAGACCCTGGCCCCTAGGCAGCAGTGTGAATGCCCACGGCGTGAACTTTTCGGTGGCAGCACCGGGCGCCAATCGAGTGGAACTGCTGTTGTTCGATTCCGGGGAAGCCGCCAGCCCCTGCGAGGTGATCGATCTGGAAAGTGATCGGCACCGCTCTGGTGATTACTGGCATGTGGAGTTACCAGGGCTGCAGGCCGGCTGCCGCTATGGCTACAGAGTGTTTGGTCCTCTGGCCCCCGGCGGACATGGCTTCCACCCCGGCAAGGTGCTGCTCGACCCCTGCGCCCGCGCCATCGACGGCTGGTCGGTGTACGAGCGTGGCGCCGCTACCGGAGCCTCACCCAACACCGACTGCTGCCTCAAAGGTGTGGTGTGTGAACGGGACCGCTTCGACTTCGATGCGCACCCGCGACCGCGGCACAGCTGGCAGAACACGGTGATTTATGAGCTGCACGTAGGCGGCTTCACGAAGGCGGAGGACAGCGGCGTCGCCCCGGAGCATCGCGGCAGCTTGCTGGGGGTGATCGACAAAATCCCCTACCTAAAGAGCCTGGGCGTCACCACGATCGAATTGCTGCCGGTGCAGGCCTTCGACCCCCAGGACGCCCCTCCCGGACGCGACAACGTGTGGGGCTACAGCCCGCTGAGCTGGTTCGCACCGCATCAGGGCTATGTGTGTGGCGACGACCCTTTGCTGGCCCGCGAGCAGATGCGGGCCCTCGTCGCGGCCTGCCATGACGCCGGGCTGGAGGTGCTGCTGGATGTGGTCTACAACCACACCACCGAGGGCAACAACCAAGGTCCGACCTTGAGCTGGCGCGGCTTCGCCGACCGCACCTACTACCACCAGAACGACAAGGGCAACTATCTGGATGTGAGCGGCTGCGGCAATTCAATTGCTGCACATCAACCGATCAGCCGTGAGCTGATCTTGGAATCGCTGCGCTGCTGGGCCCTGGAGCTAGGGGTGGATGGCTTCCGGTTCGATCTGGGCATTGCCCTCAGCCGCGGCGAAGGGCTCAAACCGCTGGACAAGCCCGCCTTGTTTGAAGCGATGGAAGCCGATCCCTTGCTGAGCGAGCTGAAGCTGGTGAGCGAACCGTGGGACTGCGGCGGCCTCTACCGGCTCAATGACTTCCCGGCCCAACGCATTGGCACCTGGAATGGTCGCTTCCGCGATGCGCTGCGCAGTTTCTGGAAAGGGGATGACGACAGCACCTGGGCTTTGGCCCAGCGGCTGCGCAGCAGCCCTGACCTTTACGACGGCAAAGCGGCGAGCCTGGGGCGTTCAGTGAACCTGCTCACCGCCCATGACGGCTTCACGCTGCTCGATCTGGTGAGCTTCAACGGCAAACACAACCTGGCCAATGGCGAGGACAACCGCGACGGGGAAAACCACAACACCAGCTGGAACCATGGCGTGGAAGGCCCCACCAGCGACCCGGCGATCCGGGCGCTGCGCAAACGCCAGCAGCGCAATCTGCTCACCACGCTGCTGTTCGCCCGGGGCGTGCCGATGCTGCTGATGGGCGATGAAGTGGGCCGCAGCCAGGGCGGCAACAACAACACCTGGTGTCAGGACACCCCCTTGAGCTGGATGATCTGGTCGCAGGCCCACTGCGATACGGAGTTGCTCACCTATGCCCAGCGGCTGCTGAAGGTGCGCAGCCAGCTAGCGGAGCTGATCAATCCCCTGATGGCCCACAGCGAGCCACCACCACCAGCGCCGTCAGAGGAAACGGACGACACGCCTGAATCACCTCAAGCTCTTGCCCCTCGCATCAGCGCACCGGAAGGGCTCTGGCGCCAATGGCACGGCGTGGAGCTGAACAAACCGGATTGGGCCAGCTGGTCCCACTGCCTGGCCTACAGCGTGCAACGGGGCAGCGAGGGAGCCGCGCTATGGGTTGGATTCAATGCCTATTTCAAGGCGATGCACTTCGATCTGCCCGAGCCAACCTCACCCTGGTGCCGGCTGATCGACACGGCCCTCACCGCTGACGACGACCTGCCAACAGTGCTGGAACCCTGGAGCCCGAAGGGAGTGCCACTAGAAGCCCGCAGCCTGGTGGTGATGGTGGCCCGCGACGAAGCTGCCAAACTCAAGCTCTGA
- a CDS encoding MFS transporter: protein MSTSTLPGGSRRRLMVAYGLGDAGTGLAATQLGFYLFPFFTCAAGLPAFIAGSLLTVIKVWDAINDPLIGWMSDHTQSRWGPRIPWILGAALPLGISLAAMWWVPEGTTLQRTFYYAVMAILLMTAYTSVNLPYAALSTELTSDTAIRTRLNAARFTGSIVAGLSGLIVASLVLTDGADGYLRMGRITGTIAALATLACCWGLAPYAKKAARPAINAEPPLAQLKRIRSNPRFLKVLGLYLALWFGLQLMQVVALIWLVQVVHVPPNLSTWILLPFQLSALLGLQLWSLLSNRSGRLVALRWGAGLWILACLISMVFPAMQNGGTPAELIPLIGLISMVGIGASTAYLIPWSLLPDAIDADPTRPAGLYTAWMVLGQKLIIGVSMSVFGALLSLTGYVSSESCDGAMGFIAQPASALFAIRMSMGLIPAILVGIGLLVMRRWPDRGAHLQRT from the coding sequence ATGAGCACCAGCACCCTGCCAGGGGGATCCCGCCGCCGCCTGATGGTCGCCTACGGGCTGGGCGATGCCGGCACCGGATTGGCTGCGACGCAGCTGGGGTTTTACCTGTTCCCGTTTTTCACCTGTGCAGCAGGCCTGCCGGCCTTCATCGCCGGCTCGCTGCTCACTGTGATCAAGGTGTGGGATGCGATCAACGACCCGCTGATCGGCTGGATGAGCGACCACACCCAGAGCCGCTGGGGGCCGCGTATCCCCTGGATTCTCGGCGCTGCACTGCCACTGGGCATCAGCCTGGCGGCGATGTGGTGGGTTCCGGAGGGGACCACCCTGCAGCGCACCTTCTATTACGCGGTGATGGCCATCCTGCTGATGACGGCCTACACGAGCGTCAACCTGCCCTATGCAGCGCTATCAACGGAGCTCACCAGCGACACCGCCATCCGCACCCGCCTGAATGCAGCCCGCTTCACCGGCTCGATCGTGGCGGGCCTCAGCGGATTGATCGTGGCCTCACTGGTGCTCACTGATGGGGCCGACGGTTATCTGCGCATGGGACGCATCACCGGCACCATCGCCGCCCTGGCCACGCTTGCCTGCTGCTGGGGTCTGGCCCCCTACGCCAAGAAAGCGGCACGACCGGCCATCAATGCCGAGCCACCGCTGGCGCAGCTGAAGCGAATCCGCTCCAACCCCCGATTCCTGAAGGTGCTGGGGCTGTATCTGGCGCTGTGGTTCGGTCTGCAGCTGATGCAGGTGGTGGCCCTGATCTGGCTGGTTCAAGTGGTGCATGTTCCCCCCAACCTCTCCACCTGGATCCTGCTGCCCTTCCAGCTGAGTGCCCTGCTGGGCCTACAGCTGTGGAGCCTGCTCTCCAACCGCAGCGGGCGCCTAGTGGCCCTGCGCTGGGGTGCCGGCCTGTGGATCCTGGCCTGCCTGATCTCGATGGTGTTCCCAGCCATGCAGAACGGCGGCACCCCAGCTGAACTAATTCCGCTAATCGGCCTGATCTCGATGGTGGGCATCGGTGCCTCCACCGCCTATCTGATCCCCTGGTCGCTGCTGCCCGACGCCATCGACGCCGACCCCACCCGACCGGCCGGGCTTTACACCGCCTGGATGGTGCTCGGCCAGAAGCTGATCATCGGCGTGAGCATGAGCGTGTTCGGTGCGCTGCTGTCGCTCACCGGCTACGTCTCCAGCGAAAGCTGTGATGGCGCCATGGGCTTCATCGCGCAGCCGGCCTCAGCACTGTTCGCCATCCGCATGAGCATGGGGCTGATTCCCGCCATCCTGGTGGGCATTGGCCTCCTGGTGATGCGTCGTTGGCCCGACCGCGGCGCCCATCTGCAACGCACATGA
- a CDS encoding ABC transporter permease, with product MKSPRWLNRLGSSLIIGGQAVTATVRGRINTIDLLDQLQEAGPGSFLIVIITALAAGTVFNIQVAKELSNMGANATVGGVLAIGLAREIAPLLTATLLTGKVATAYAAQLGTMKVTEQIDAITMLRTDPVEYLVVPRLIAMVVMAPVQCLLFFGVAILGGQISSTEIYQIPPMVFWNSVRTWLSPEDLPFMLVKALIFGLQIAVISCGWGMTTQGGPKEVGTSTTGAVVMILVTVALMDVLLTQLLFG from the coding sequence CTGAAATCACCTCGCTGGCTGAACCGTCTTGGCAGCAGCCTGATCATTGGCGGCCAGGCGGTAACCGCCACCGTGCGGGGGCGGATCAACACGATCGATCTGCTCGATCAACTGCAAGAAGCCGGACCCGGAAGTTTCCTGATCGTGATTATCACGGCTCTGGCCGCGGGGACGGTGTTCAACATCCAGGTGGCCAAGGAATTAAGCAACATGGGCGCCAACGCCACCGTGGGTGGCGTGCTGGCCATTGGCCTGGCGCGGGAGATCGCCCCTCTGCTCACCGCCACGCTGCTCACGGGCAAGGTGGCCACCGCCTACGCCGCGCAGCTGGGCACGATGAAAGTGACAGAGCAGATCGATGCGATCACGATGCTGCGCACTGATCCGGTGGAGTACCTGGTGGTGCCACGCCTGATCGCCATGGTGGTGATGGCGCCGGTGCAATGCCTGCTGTTCTTCGGGGTGGCGATCCTGGGTGGCCAGATCAGCAGCACGGAGATCTATCAGATCCCGCCGATGGTGTTCTGGAACTCGGTGCGCACCTGGCTGTCGCCGGAAGATCTGCCATTCATGCTGGTGAAGGCGCTGATCTTCGGCCTGCAGATTGCCGTGATCTCCTGCGGCTGGGGCATGACCACCCAGGGCGGCCCTAAAGAAGTGGGCACCAGCACCACCGGCGCGGTGGTGATGATCCTTGTGACCGTGGCCCTGATGGACGTCCTGCTCACCCAACTGCTGTTCGGCTGA
- a CDS encoding DUF3119 family protein, which yields MTSTPSPSEQPTATGASVSISPSPRLALLVVLLSAALLPLPLQPWPTLVVGLFGVFLLVQTYSLRLEFTADTLVVWRGAQELRRFPYAEWQSWCLFAAWIPGLFYFREVKSIHFLPILFNAKELREQLELRVGELETPKA from the coding sequence ATGACATCCACACCCTCCCCCTCCGAGCAACCCACCGCCACAGGCGCCAGCGTGAGCATCAGCCCGAGCCCCCGGCTGGCCTTGCTGGTGGTGCTGCTGAGCGCGGCCTTGCTGCCCCTGCCTCTGCAGCCCTGGCCAACCCTGGTGGTTGGCCTGTTCGGCGTGTTCCTGCTGGTGCAGACCTACAGCCTGCGGCTGGAATTCACCGCCGACACCCTGGTGGTGTGGCGCGGCGCACAGGAGCTGCGGCGCTTTCCCTACGCCGAGTGGCAGAGCTGGTGCCTGTTCGCTGCCTGGATTCCGGGCCTGTTCTATTTCCGCGAAGTGAAGAGCATTCACTTCCTGCCGATTCTGTTCAACGCGAAAGAACTACGTGAACAACTGGAGCTGCGGGTGGGGGAGCTGGAGACACCCAAAGCCTGA